A region of Schistosoma mansoni strain Puerto Rico chromosome 1, complete genome DNA encodes the following proteins:
- a CDS encoding synaptobrevin, putative|Pfam:PF00957, whose amino-acid sequence MDLRTTRSADAGATVANGATPQPRPQNKRLQQTQAQVDEVVDIMRVNMEKVLERDAKLSQLDDRADALQAGASQFEASAGKLKNKYWWKNMKMNIIIGAVVLVLIIALGWYIFGGKKQEAAPAPSALPPPVQHSAPSPQSQKQPLKHEASHRRRREASMFGTTPQ is encoded by the exons ATGGATCTCAGAACTACGCG GTCAGCCGATGCAGGAGCCACTGTTGCTAATGGGGCAACTCCTCAACCACGACCACAAAACAAGCGCCTGCAACAAACCCAAGCTCAGGTTGATGAAGTAGTAGACATCATGCGAGTAAACATGGAGAAAGTTCTGGAGCGCGACGCTAAACTTAGCCAGTTGGATGATCGAGCAG ATGCTTTGCAGGCAGGCGCATCACAGTTCGAGGCCAGTGCAGGTAaattgaaaaacaaatattGGTGGAAAAATATGAAG ATGAATATAATCATAGGTGCCGTTGTATTAGTACTCATAATAGCACTAGGAT GGTATATATTTGGCGGGAA GAAACAAGAAGCAGCTCCTGCACCATCAGCTTTACCTCCTCCAGTGCAACACTCCGCACCAAGCCCTCAGAGTCAGAAACAACCATTGAAGCATGAAGCTTCTCACAGGCGTCGTCGGGAAGCCTCAATGTTCGGCACTACCCcccaataa